Proteins co-encoded in one Stenotrophomonas maltophilia genomic window:
- a CDS encoding GGDEF/EAL domain-containing response regulator, whose product MQNANDITIRLLIIDDSGENAEAIVSTLRNSGIAVRPWRPQDAAELAQVLASQAIDLVLASPSQGIPLPLVAQHIAASGKDIPLVLLAERIDEDELVQASSHGIRALALRQRAEHLLAVVRDQWVDLQARRGLRRIEAQMRETERRCDALIASSRDPIAYVHEGMHIRANDAYLEMFGYEQFDDIEGISLLDMVAAQHVEGFKQLLKGLSRGEAPPPQYQLDARHEDGSAFPATMEFTAATYEGESCLQVVLRRRMEFDPELAREVEDLRQRDQVTGLLNRPTFMLQLESAVAQAGRSEGQFGLLLIEPDHYARLLPDIGLASADTLIGALAALLTEVVGEQAQLARFGEHSFAVLQAGPYAQTVALAERIREAYAAHVFSIGARSATVTVSIGGVQVGEKIASIGQVLARASECTQAAAELGNTCRIFDPAAVDRVEQERVLRWVARIREALAGDGFQLHYQPVLNLQGEPLELYEAYLRLEHNGELLSPTAFLGIAEEHGLLADINRWVVSQAISVLGQRAAEGHATQVLVKVTPESFDDPQMVATLRRELQARGVPGERLWLHAPEAKVFTHLRSAQQFLADVAPLGCRIGLEQFGSGLDSFQLLAHFQPQFLKLDRGFTSDLAATRENIDRISQITARAQEAGIRTIAEFVSDANSMTLLFSAGVDYVQGDFVGPALPEMGFEFG is encoded by the coding sequence ATGCAGAACGCGAACGACATCACCATCCGCCTGCTGATCATCGATGACAGCGGCGAGAATGCCGAAGCCATCGTCAGCACCCTGCGCAACAGCGGCATCGCGGTGCGCCCCTGGCGCCCGCAGGATGCCGCCGAGCTGGCCCAGGTGCTGGCCAGCCAGGCCATCGATCTGGTCCTGGCCTCGCCGTCGCAGGGTATTCCGCTGCCCTTGGTCGCCCAGCACATTGCCGCCAGCGGCAAGGACATCCCGCTGGTGCTGCTGGCCGAACGCATCGACGAGGACGAACTGGTGCAGGCCAGCAGCCACGGCATCCGCGCCCTCGCCCTGCGCCAGCGTGCCGAGCACCTGCTGGCCGTGGTCCGCGACCAGTGGGTCGATCTGCAGGCCCGCCGCGGCCTGCGCCGGATCGAGGCACAGATGCGCGAGACCGAGCGCCGCTGCGATGCACTGATCGCCTCCTCGCGCGACCCCATCGCCTATGTGCATGAAGGCATGCACATCCGCGCCAACGACGCCTACCTGGAGATGTTCGGCTATGAGCAGTTCGACGACATCGAAGGCATCTCGCTGCTGGACATGGTCGCGGCCCAGCATGTGGAGGGCTTCAAGCAGCTGCTGAAGGGCCTGAGCCGTGGCGAGGCGCCGCCGCCGCAGTACCAGCTCGACGCGCGCCACGAGGACGGCAGCGCGTTCCCGGCGACGATGGAGTTCACCGCCGCCACCTACGAAGGTGAATCCTGCCTCCAGGTCGTGCTCCGCCGCCGCATGGAGTTCGATCCGGAGCTGGCGCGCGAGGTCGAGGACCTGCGCCAGCGCGACCAGGTCACCGGCCTGCTCAACCGTCCCACCTTCATGCTGCAGCTGGAAAGCGCGGTGGCCCAGGCCGGCCGCAGCGAAGGCCAGTTCGGCCTGCTGCTGATCGAGCCGGACCATTACGCACGCCTGCTGCCGGACATCGGCCTGGCCTCGGCCGACACGCTGATTGGCGCCCTGGCCGCCCTGCTCACCGAGGTGGTGGGCGAACAGGCACAGCTGGCGCGCTTTGGCGAGCACAGCTTCGCCGTGCTGCAGGCCGGCCCATACGCGCAGACCGTCGCACTGGCCGAGCGTATCCGCGAGGCCTATGCCGCGCATGTGTTCAGCATCGGCGCGCGCTCGGCCACAGTTACCGTCAGCATCGGCGGCGTGCAGGTGGGCGAGAAGATCGCCAGCATCGGCCAGGTGCTGGCACGTGCCAGCGAGTGCACACAGGCCGCGGCCGAACTGGGCAACACCTGCCGCATCTTCGATCCGGCCGCGGTCGACCGTGTCGAGCAGGAGCGCGTGCTGCGCTGGGTAGCGCGCATCCGCGAGGCGCTGGCCGGCGACGGCTTCCAGCTGCACTACCAGCCGGTGCTGAACCTGCAGGGCGAGCCGCTGGAACTGTACGAGGCCTATCTGCGTCTGGAACACAACGGCGAGCTGTTGAGTCCGACCGCTTTCCTTGGCATTGCCGAGGAGCATGGGCTGCTGGCCGACATCAATCGCTGGGTGGTCTCCCAGGCCATTTCGGTACTGGGCCAGCGCGCAGCCGAGGGCCATGCCACCCAGGTCCTGGTGAAGGTGACGCCGGAGTCGTTTGACGACCCGCAGATGGTGGCCACCCTGCGCCGTGAACTGCAGGCACGCGGCGTGCCCGGCGAACGGCTGTGGCTGCATGCGCCGGAAGCCAAGGTGTTCACCCACCTGCGCAGCGCCCAGCAGTTCCTGGCCGACGTAGCGCCGCTGGGCTGCCGCATCGGCCTGGAGCAGTTCGGTTCGGGACTGGATTCGTTCCAGCTGCTGGCGCACTTCCAGCCGCAGTTCCTGAAGCTGGACCGCGGCTTCACCAGTGATCTGGCGGCTACCCGCGAGAACATCGACCGCATCAGCCAGATCACCGCGCGCGCGCAGGAAGCCGGCATCCGCACCATCGCCGAGTTCGTCAGCGATGCCAATTCCATGACGCTGCTGTTCAGTGCCGGCGTGGATTACGTGCAGGGCGATTTTGTCGGCCCGGCGCTGCCGGAGATGGGCTTCGAATTCGGGTGA